In one Gopherus evgoodei ecotype Sinaloan lineage chromosome 1, rGopEvg1_v1.p, whole genome shotgun sequence genomic region, the following are encoded:
- the LOC115643198 gene encoding histone acetyltransferase p300-like, translated as MAGLPWPQANGQQPEQFLQGPSPRNPQNPNTLRVNAGLEVPRPSLPPESVFPLGINFDNPVMGEMAAVATLGPLPRAPQSSSTGRNNQWQESVSLAQREHVVRRIVQMIYPNPDPAVLGDEHTERLASFARRVEGESYDQANSREEYHHLLTEKIHEIHRHIQEVQENRLLGQQGLGVLPAPQQQGPGMGQP; from the exons ATGGCGGGATTACCTTGGCCTCAAGCAAATGGTCAGCAGCCAGAACAATTTCTCCAAGGGCCATCTCCCAGGAATCCACAAA ATCCTAACACTCTGAGAGTGAATGCAGGTTTAGAGGTTCCACGCCCCAGTCTCCCTCCTGAATCTGTGTTTCCTTTGGGTATAAACTTTGACAA CCCAGTGATGGGTGAAATGGCAGCTGTTGCCACCCTAGGTCCTTTGCCAAGAGCACCACAATCCTCCAGCACTGGCAGGAATAACCAGTGGCAAGAATCAGTGAGTCTGGCACAGCGTGAGCATGTTGTACGGAGGAT AGTCCAAATGATTTATCCCAATCCTGATCCTGCCGTATTAGGAGATGAGCACACGGAGAGGCTGGCCTCATTTGCTcgcagagtggaaggggagtcatATGACCAAGCAAACAGCCGG GAGGAATACCACCATCTGCTAACTGAGAAGATCCATGAAATCCACAGACACATACAGGAAGTACAAGAGAACAGGCTGCTGGGGCAGCAAGGACTTGGTGTACTGCCAGCTCCACAGCAGCAAGGACCTGGCATGGGTCAGCCATAA